One Myxococcota bacterium DNA segment encodes these proteins:
- a CDS encoding glutamine--tRNA ligase/YqeY domain fusion protein → MADSSAPNPPNDFIRSIIAADLAAGKNGGRVVTRFPPEPNGYLHIGHAKSICLNFGVAGENEGVCHLRFDDTNPTAEEVEYVDSIRDDVRWLGFDWGDHQYYASNYFEPLHAFAVQLIEKGKAYVCDLSSEEIAARRGSLTEPGENSPYRDRSVEENLDLFARMKAGEFDNGERTLRAKIDMGSPNLTLRDPILYRVHKHPHHRTGDAWCIYPMYDFAHCLSDSIEGITHSLCTLEFVDHRALYDWILDELDVECHPQQIEFARLNLSHTVMSKRVLRSLVEQGHVRGWDDPRMPTISGIRRRGYPPTAMRRFCTEVGIAKRDNTIQLARLEASVREELNRTAPRRMAVLRPLKLVIENYPEGQSETLTAINNPEDPSAGTREVPFSREIYIEREDFLEDPPKKFFRLAPGREVRLRYAYFVTCTEVVKDAEGEIVELRCTYDPETRGGDAPDGRKVKGTLHWVSAEHAIPAEVRLYETLFSVENPMDVPEGEDFTVHLNPNSLEVLEEARLEPALAAPEVGRRVQFERHGYFCADPDSTGDTAVWNRAVTLRDTWAKVKGKGK, encoded by the coding sequence ATGGCCGATTCTTCAGCGCCGAACCCGCCCAACGATTTCATCCGCAGCATCATCGCCGCGGATCTCGCGGCGGGAAAGAACGGGGGCCGCGTCGTGACGCGCTTCCCCCCCGAGCCGAACGGCTATCTCCACATCGGTCACGCGAAGTCGATCTGTCTGAACTTCGGCGTCGCGGGCGAGAACGAGGGGGTCTGCCACCTCCGCTTCGACGATACGAACCCGACGGCCGAGGAAGTCGAGTACGTCGATTCGATCCGCGACGACGTTCGCTGGCTCGGGTTCGACTGGGGCGATCACCAGTACTACGCCTCCAACTACTTCGAGCCGCTGCATGCCTTCGCCGTCCAGCTGATCGAGAAGGGGAAGGCCTACGTCTGCGATCTCTCGAGCGAAGAGATCGCGGCGCGTCGCGGCTCGCTCACCGAGCCCGGCGAGAACAGTCCCTACCGCGATCGCTCCGTGGAGGAGAACCTCGACCTCTTCGCCCGCATGAAGGCTGGCGAGTTCGACAACGGCGAGCGCACGCTGCGCGCGAAGATCGACATGGGGTCGCCGAACCTGACGCTGCGCGATCCGATCCTCTACCGCGTGCACAAGCATCCGCACCACCGCACCGGGGACGCGTGGTGCATCTACCCGATGTACGACTTCGCGCACTGTCTTTCGGATTCGATCGAGGGCATCACCCACTCGCTCTGCACCCTCGAGTTCGTCGACCACCGCGCGCTCTACGACTGGATCCTCGACGAGCTGGACGTCGAGTGTCACCCGCAGCAGATCGAGTTCGCGCGCCTGAATCTCTCGCACACCGTGATGAGCAAGCGCGTACTGCGCAGCCTCGTCGAGCAGGGGCACGTGCGCGGCTGGGACGATCCGCGCATGCCGACGATCTCGGGGATCCGCCGGCGCGGCTACCCGCCGACGGCGATGCGGCGCTTTTGCACCGAGGTGGGCATCGCGAAGCGCGACAACACCATCCAGCTGGCGCGCCTGGAGGCGTCGGTCCGCGAAGAGCTGAATCGCACGGCGCCGCGCCGCATGGCGGTGTTGCGCCCGCTGAAGCTGGTGATCGAGAACTACCCCGAGGGCCAGAGCGAGACGCTCACGGCGATCAACAACCCCGAGGACCCGTCCGCGGGCACCCGAGAGGTTCCCTTCTCACGCGAGATCTACATCGAGCGCGAGGACTTCCTCGAGGATCCGCCGAAGAAGTTCTTCCGACTCGCGCCCGGTCGCGAGGTGCGCTTGCGCTACGCCTACTTCGTCACCTGTACCGAGGTCGTGAAGGACGCGGAGGGCGAGATCGTCGAGCTTCGCTGCACGTACGATCCCGAGACCCGCGGCGGCGATGCGCCGGACGGACGCAAGGTGAAGGGGACGCTCCACTGGGTGTCGGCGGAGCATGCGATTCCGGCCGAGGTGCGCCTCTACGAGACGCTCTTCAGCGTCGAGAACCCGATGGACGTGCCCGAGGGCGAGGACTTCACGGTCCACCTGAACCCGAACTCGCTTGAGGTCCTCGAGGAGGCGCGACTCGAGCCGGCGCTTGCCGCTCCCGAAGTCGGGCGCCGCGTGCAGTTCGAACGCCACGGCTACTTCTGCGCCGATCCCGATTCCACCGGTGACACGGCGGTCTGGAACCGCGCGGTCACGCTCCGCGACACCTGGGCCAAGGTGAAGGGCAAAGGGAAGTAG